A genomic segment from Curtobacterium sp. MCSS17_007 encodes:
- a CDS encoding NAD(P)-dependent oxidoreductase → MVTGGSGKLGRAVVRDLDEHGYDVVLLDRVPSPDKPERVPFVRIDLSDYGQVLGALTGIDDRYDRVDAVVHLAAVPAPGQVPDVALITNNVTASINVFHAARVARIKNVVWASSETLLGIPMGEHHPPYLPVDEEFAVRPQSSYSLGKAVEEEMARHFTHWDPELKMIGLRFSNVMDETDYPSFPWDASPEAKTFNLWSYIDSRDGAQAVRKSLEAELTGFEAFVIASPDTVMDTPTIELVERFVPDIERRTDIDGTSSLLSSEKARELLGYAPEHTWRNHRSS, encoded by the coding sequence GTGGTGACCGGAGGCAGCGGCAAGCTCGGACGGGCGGTCGTCCGCGACCTCGACGAGCACGGGTACGACGTGGTCCTGCTCGACCGGGTGCCCTCCCCCGACAAGCCGGAACGGGTGCCCTTCGTCCGCATCGACCTCAGCGACTACGGCCAGGTGCTCGGTGCGCTGACCGGCATCGACGACCGCTACGACCGCGTCGACGCCGTGGTGCACCTCGCCGCCGTGCCCGCCCCCGGCCAGGTGCCCGACGTCGCCCTCATCACGAACAACGTCACCGCGTCGATCAACGTGTTCCACGCCGCCCGCGTCGCACGGATCAAGAACGTCGTGTGGGCGTCGAGCGAGACCCTGCTCGGCATCCCGATGGGCGAGCACCACCCGCCCTACCTGCCCGTCGACGAGGAGTTCGCCGTCCGCCCGCAGTCGTCGTACTCGCTGGGCAAGGCCGTCGAGGAGGAGATGGCCCGCCACTTCACGCACTGGGACCCGGAGCTGAAGATGATCGGGCTGCGCTTCTCCAACGTGATGGACGAGACCGACTACCCGTCGTTCCCGTGGGATGCCTCGCCCGAGGCCAAGACGTTCAACCTCTGGTCCTACATCGACTCCCGCGACGGCGCGCAGGCGGTGCGCAAGTCACTCGAGGCCGAGCTCACCGGGTTCGAGGCGTTCGTCATCGCGAGCCCCGACACCGTGATGGACACCCCGACCATCGAGCTCGTCGAGCGCTTCGTGCCGGACATCGAGCGCCGCACGGACATCGACGGCACGAGCTCGCTCCTGTCGAGCGAGAAGGCCCGCGAGCTCCTCGGCTACGCCCCCGAGCACACGTGGCGCAACCACCGCTCGAGCTGA
- a CDS encoding methyltransferase, whose protein sequence is MPTITTDPAVTTALAADLDAAGFTVERIDALWGAEAAASLHRGSRVAALRALAARETTPLTTLATLFVLGLPVDRADAERALPAAGLDGVLAAGLLRIDDDTDDAGAPDVDHVRVHPAVDLRPYAFVDDLGAGSWWIVSDLGELALGTALGEEHVLGIGGATTTLSGLQIPVPVRRVLDLGTGCGIQAMHARRFAEQVVATDISRRALDIARFNAHLNGIDGIEFRLGSLYEPVAGERFDRIVSNPPFVITPRRDDVPSYEYRDGGMVGDALVETVLRGLADHLEPGGTAQLLGNWEYHWGVDGLDRVRSWFADGALDAWVVEREREDPPAYAETWIRDGGTKPGTAAFDTLVGAWLDDFTARRVTGVGFGYVVVRRPGRAGQGQPGGAAHLRRFERVPEALGSNPAGLGATVARVLDAAEWLAAQDDAALAAAHLRVAGDVTEERHYWPGNDDPTVITLVQGGGFGRRVDADTALAAFVGACDGELSVAAITGAIAQITGVDEAALSADLLPRVRDLVLDGLLLAPTS, encoded by the coding sequence CTGCCGACGATCACGACCGATCCCGCGGTGACCACGGCGCTCGCCGCGGACCTCGACGCGGCCGGCTTCACCGTCGAGCGCATCGACGCGCTCTGGGGGGCCGAGGCCGCCGCGTCGCTGCACCGCGGCTCGCGGGTCGCCGCGCTGCGGGCGCTCGCCGCGCGGGAGACCACGCCGCTGACGACCCTCGCGACGCTCTTCGTGCTCGGGCTCCCGGTCGATCGCGCCGACGCCGAGCGGGCCCTCCCCGCCGCGGGACTCGACGGGGTGCTCGCCGCGGGGTTGCTGCGGATCGACGACGACACCGATGACGCCGGTGCTCCCGACGTCGACCACGTGCGGGTGCACCCCGCGGTCGACCTGCGCCCGTACGCCTTCGTCGACGACCTCGGTGCCGGCAGCTGGTGGATCGTCTCGGACCTCGGCGAGCTCGCGCTCGGGACCGCCCTCGGCGAGGAGCACGTGCTGGGCATCGGCGGTGCGACCACGACGCTGTCGGGTCTGCAGATCCCCGTGCCCGTCCGGCGGGTGCTCGACCTCGGCACGGGCTGCGGGATCCAGGCCATGCACGCCCGGCGCTTCGCCGAGCAGGTCGTCGCCACCGACATCTCGCGCCGCGCACTCGACATCGCCCGGTTCAACGCCCACCTGAACGGCATCGACGGCATCGAGTTCCGGCTCGGATCGCTGTACGAGCCGGTGGCGGGGGAGCGGTTCGACCGGATCGTCTCCAACCCGCCGTTCGTGATCACCCCGCGGCGCGACGACGTGCCCTCGTACGAGTACCGCGACGGCGGGATGGTCGGCGACGCGCTCGTCGAGACCGTGCTGCGCGGGTTGGCCGACCACCTCGAGCCCGGCGGGACCGCGCAGCTGCTCGGCAACTGGGAGTACCACTGGGGCGTCGACGGGCTGGACCGGGTCCGCTCGTGGTTCGCGGACGGCGCGCTGGACGCCTGGGTCGTCGAACGGGAGCGCGAGGACCCGCCGGCCTACGCCGAGACGTGGATCCGCGACGGCGGGACGAAGCCCGGCACGGCAGCGTTCGACACCCTGGTCGGCGCCTGGCTCGACGACTTCACCGCGCGTCGCGTGACCGGGGTCGGCTTCGGGTACGTCGTGGTGCGGCGGCCCGGTCGTGCCGGCCAGGGGCAGCCGGGAGGCGCGGCGCACCTCCGGCGCTTCGAACGCGTCCCCGAAGCGCTCGGCTCCAACCCCGCGGGGCTCGGTGCGACGGTCGCGCGGGTGCTCGACGCCGCCGAGTGGCTCGCGGCCCAGGACGACGCCGCCCTCGCGGCCGCGCACCTCCGGGTCGCGGGCGACGTCACCGAGGAGCGGCACTACTGGCCCGGGAACGACGACCCGACGGTGATCACCCTCGTGCAGGGCGGCGGCTTCGGTCGGCGCGTGGACGCGGACACGGCGCTCGCCGCGTTCGTGGGCGCGTGCGACGGGGAGCTCTCGGTCGCGGCGATCACGGGTGCCATCGCGCAGATCACCGGCGTCGACGAGGCCGCACTGTCAGCCGACCTGCTGCCCCGGGTGCGGGACCTGGTGCTGGACGGCCTGCTGCTCGCACCGACGTCCTGA
- a CDS encoding helix-turn-helix domain-containing protein produces MPTAPVDPVGPAERLPQPTAAEMELPVVLDALSDPIRLAILHRYLVDAAGGVRSCGWVGVDRPKSTLTHHFRVLREAGLLEQHQEGLTRSSRVRVEDVQQRFPGLLDLVAGWQVPSAIMREEVPA; encoded by the coding sequence ATGCCCACTGCGCCCGTGGACCCCGTCGGTCCGGCCGAACGCCTGCCGCAGCCGACCGCCGCCGAGATGGAGCTGCCCGTCGTGCTCGACGCGCTGAGCGACCCGATCCGGTTGGCGATCCTGCACCGCTACCTGGTCGATGCCGCGGGCGGGGTGCGCAGCTGCGGGTGGGTCGGGGTCGACCGGCCGAAGTCCACGCTCACCCACCACTTCCGGGTCCTGCGCGAGGCGGGACTGCTCGAGCAGCACCAGGAGGGCCTGACCCGGTCGAGCCGCGTCCGCGTCGAGGACGTGCAGCAGCGGTTCCCCGGGCTGCTCGACCTGGTGGCCGGATGGCAGGTGCCGTCGGCGATCATGCGCGAGGAGGTCCCCGCGTGA
- a CDS encoding MFS transporter yields the protein MQQSARSVAGFWILAAMLLAAVASSAVPSPIYPVYAAEWHLSPLVLTGVFAVYVAGLLTSLLVAGRLSDHVGRKPVLVVGGLGVTLSLGLFAIADGVGALIVDRIVQGASVGLLMGALGAALLDHSLDRHPSLAGVLNGAVPPIALATGAVASGALVEWGPAPEQLVYVVFGALLLLLVLALVVVPERAPKRPGALRSLRPTVSVPRSSRRLFRSVAGSLVASWALGGLFLSLVPSALGQVFGITNHFAAGALIAVVTGVGALTGLSIQRMDTRRAVLLGLVALVLGPVVTVGFLVAHALPGVVVGSAVAGVGFGAGFQAPLRMLLATAAPTHRAGLLSTVYVVSYLAFGVPAVVGGLLEPRVGLVPVIAGYGGFIVLAAAVALVLQLTSREAASSEERAAEVVERTATGSVRVSATPAD from the coding sequence GTGCAGCAGTCCGCCCGCTCCGTCGCCGGCTTCTGGATCCTCGCAGCGATGCTGCTCGCCGCCGTGGCGTCCTCGGCGGTCCCGTCCCCGATCTACCCCGTGTACGCCGCCGAGTGGCACCTCAGCCCGCTCGTCCTCACGGGCGTGTTCGCCGTGTACGTCGCCGGCCTCCTGACGAGCCTGCTCGTCGCCGGCCGCCTGTCGGACCACGTCGGCCGGAAGCCCGTGCTCGTCGTCGGCGGCCTCGGCGTGACCCTGTCGCTCGGCCTGTTCGCCATCGCCGACGGCGTCGGAGCGCTCATCGTGGACCGCATCGTCCAGGGCGCCTCGGTCGGCCTGCTCATGGGTGCCCTCGGCGCAGCACTGCTCGACCACTCGCTCGACCGCCACCCCTCGCTCGCCGGGGTCCTCAACGGCGCCGTCCCGCCGATCGCCCTCGCCACCGGAGCGGTCGCGAGCGGCGCGCTCGTCGAGTGGGGCCCGGCACCGGAGCAGCTCGTGTACGTCGTCTTCGGCGCCCTGCTCCTGCTGCTCGTCCTCGCGCTGGTCGTCGTCCCCGAGCGTGCACCGAAGCGCCCCGGTGCGCTCCGCTCCCTCCGCCCGACGGTGAGCGTGCCGCGGTCCTCGCGACGGCTCTTCCGCAGCGTCGCGGGCTCCCTCGTCGCGAGCTGGGCGCTCGGCGGGCTCTTCCTGTCGCTGGTCCCCTCGGCCCTCGGCCAGGTCTTCGGCATCACCAACCACTTCGCCGCCGGCGCGCTCATCGCCGTCGTCACGGGCGTCGGCGCGCTGACCGGCCTGTCGATCCAGCGCATGGACACCCGCCGCGCGGTGCTGCTCGGGCTCGTCGCCCTCGTGCTCGGCCCCGTCGTCACGGTCGGTTTCCTCGTCGCGCACGCCCTGCCCGGCGTCGTCGTCGGGAGCGCGGTCGCCGGGGTCGGCTTCGGTGCCGGGTTCCAGGCGCCCCTGCGCATGCTCCTCGCCACGGCGGCTCCGACGCACCGCGCCGGACTGCTCTCGACGGTGTACGTCGTGAGCTACCTGGCCTTCGGCGTCCCCGCGGTCGTGGGCGGACTGCTCGAACCGAGGGTGGGCCTCGTCCCGGTGATCGCCGGGTACGGCGGCTTCATCGTCCTCGCCGCCGCGGTCGCCCTCGTGCTGCAGCTGACCTCGCGCGAGGCCGCGTCGAGCGAGGAGCGTGCCGCCGAGGTGGTCGAGCGCACGGCGACGGGCTCGGTCCGCGTCAGCGCGACGCCCGCGGACTAG
- a CDS encoding TIGR02611 family protein, with product MDDTHERPDAVVRADTTAPETDADDRHRRFRWFRRLRAWIHARPGWHLFYKVLVGIVGGLVVVIGLVLVPLPGPGWLVVFIGLTILASEFHFFHRIITWLRAQLHRFWDWAKAHGPQWLRRVADRGKADVDAAHADAHRSTGVRARPRPKQARPGH from the coding sequence ATGGACGACACCCACGAGCGACCCGACGCGGTCGTGCGTGCCGACACCACGGCTCCCGAGACCGATGCCGACGACCGGCACCGCCGCTTCCGGTGGTTCCGTCGCCTGCGCGCGTGGATCCACGCACGGCCGGGGTGGCACCTCTTCTACAAGGTGCTGGTCGGGATCGTCGGCGGACTCGTCGTGGTGATCGGGCTCGTCCTCGTGCCGCTGCCCGGGCCGGGGTGGCTCGTGGTGTTCATCGGTCTGACGATCCTGGCGAGCGAGTTCCACTTCTTCCACCGGATCATCACGTGGCTGCGCGCGCAGCTGCACCGCTTCTGGGACTGGGCGAAGGCGCACGGCCCCCAGTGGCTGCGACGCGTCGCCGACCGGGGCAAGGCCGACGTCGACGCCGCGCACGCCGACGCGCACCGGAGCACCGGGGTCCGTGCCCGTCCCCGCCCGAAGCAGGCGCGTCCGGGGCACTGA
- a CDS encoding TraR/DksA C4-type zinc finger protein — translation MDDARAALTDERRRNERLLADVERSMRDVSDARQDANSDDEHDPEGATLAWERGSLGAVRNAARDRIRMVDAALARLDAGTYGRCAVGGEPIPEARLAAVPWAATCVAHA, via the coding sequence ATGGACGACGCCCGTGCAGCCCTGACCGACGAACGGCGGCGCAACGAGCGGCTGCTCGCCGACGTCGAGCGCAGCATGCGGGACGTCAGCGACGCCCGGCAGGACGCCAACTCCGACGACGAGCACGACCCCGAGGGTGCGACGCTGGCCTGGGAGCGCGGCTCGCTCGGCGCGGTTCGCAACGCGGCCCGCGACCGGATCCGGATGGTCGACGCCGCGCTCGCGCGGCTCGACGCCGGGACGTACGGCCGGTGCGCGGTCGGCGGCGAGCCGATCCCGGAGGCCCGTCTGGCCGCGGTCCCGTGGGCCGCGACGTGCGTCGCGCACGCGTGA
- a CDS encoding LLM class flavin-dependent oxidoreductase — protein MGMTKIGFLSFGHWRDVPGSRVRSGREALVQAIDLAVAAEEAGVDGAYFRVHHFAPQQAAPFPLLSAIAARTNRIEIGTGVIDMRYENPLYMAEEAAATDLISGGRLQLGVSRGSPETALAGYQQFGYVPEAHDANGGDMARAHTDVFRRAIAGEPMAHANPQMTGSAGSLPVFPLSDTLPDRIWWGAGTRATAEWTAEQGMNLMSSTLLTEDTGVPFDQLQAEQIERFRTTWREMGWERTPRVSVSRSIIPITDDESRHYFGVRAQVEGQDQVGHLDGGLARFGRSYIGEPEQLVAELAADAAVRAADTVLVTVPNQLGVDFNARLLAATRAVMDEVDAAAVPA, from the coding sequence ATCGGCATGACGAAGATCGGGTTCCTGTCCTTCGGGCACTGGCGCGACGTACCGGGCTCGCGCGTCCGCAGCGGCCGCGAGGCTCTCGTGCAGGCGATCGACCTCGCCGTCGCCGCCGAGGAAGCAGGCGTCGACGGCGCCTACTTCCGCGTGCACCACTTCGCCCCGCAGCAGGCCGCACCGTTCCCCCTGCTCTCCGCGATCGCCGCCCGGACCAACCGCATCGAGATCGGCACCGGTGTGATCGACATGCGCTACGAGAACCCGCTGTACATGGCCGAGGAAGCCGCGGCCACCGACCTCATCTCCGGCGGCCGACTGCAGCTCGGCGTCTCGCGGGGGTCACCCGAGACCGCCCTCGCCGGCTACCAGCAGTTCGGCTACGTACCCGAGGCGCACGACGCCAACGGCGGCGACATGGCCCGGGCGCACACGGACGTGTTCCGGCGCGCGATCGCGGGCGAGCCGATGGCGCACGCGAACCCGCAGATGACCGGGTCGGCCGGGTCGCTGCCGGTGTTCCCCCTGTCGGACACGCTGCCCGACCGCATCTGGTGGGGTGCCGGCACCCGCGCCACCGCCGAGTGGACGGCCGAGCAGGGCATGAACCTCATGTCGTCGACCCTGCTCACCGAGGACACCGGCGTGCCCTTCGACCAGCTGCAGGCCGAGCAGATCGAACGGTTCCGCACGACCTGGCGCGAGATGGGCTGGGAGCGGACGCCGCGGGTCTCGGTGTCGCGCAGCATCATCCCCATCACCGACGACGAGTCGCGGCACTACTTCGGTGTCCGCGCGCAGGTCGAGGGGCAGGACCAGGTCGGGCACCTCGACGGCGGGCTCGCCCGCTTCGGCCGCTCGTACATCGGGGAACCGGAGCAGCTCGTCGCCGAGCTCGCGGCCGACGCCGCCGTCCGGGCAGCCGACACCGTGCTCGTCACGGTGCCGAACCAGCTCGGGGTCGACTTCAACGCCCGACTGCTCGCCGCGACGAGGGCCGTGATGGACGAGGTCGACGCGGCGGCCGTCCCCGCGTAG
- a CDS encoding ASCH domain-containing protein: MTADAETLSAFWAARRDEAPELPEAVPEAWAFGATPGHADGLLDLVLRGIKDGTASSMWDYEATGDPLPEVGELSVILDGRGEPRAVIETTDLQVVPFDQVGAEHARAEGEGDRTLAHWRAVHERYWREHSENPRGYEPDMPVLCERFRLLWPEAPTEA, from the coding sequence ATCACCGCCGACGCAGAGACCCTGTCCGCCTTCTGGGCCGCCCGCCGCGACGAGGCGCCGGAGCTGCCGGAGGCCGTGCCGGAGGCGTGGGCGTTCGGCGCGACGCCCGGCCACGCGGACGGGCTGCTCGACCTGGTGCTCCGGGGCATCAAGGACGGCACGGCGTCGTCGATGTGGGACTACGAGGCCACCGGCGACCCGCTCCCCGAGGTCGGCGAGCTCTCAGTGATCCTCGACGGTCGGGGCGAGCCCCGCGCGGTGATCGAGACGACCGACCTGCAGGTCGTGCCGTTCGACCAGGTCGGCGCGGAGCACGCCCGCGCCGAGGGTGAGGGCGACCGCACGCTCGCGCACTGGCGCGCGGTGCACGAGCGGTACTGGCGCGAGCACTCGGAGAACCCCCGCGGGTACGAGCCGGACATGCCGGTGCTGTGCGAGCGCTTCCGGCTGCTCTGGCCGGAGGCGCCCACCGAGGCCTGA
- a CDS encoding DUF2510 domain-containing protein — protein MTLPAAGWFPDPQDAHRLRWWDGHAWGGATRVLPARQEPVAPVVVAPAGPSFSVEGGAVRVGSWASDGSVQRVGAAALVAVLLAVVSVVWNPVAIASTLAVVAGVVAIVRPGVTGRWRVLWRSAAASALVLAVATGVVAASAQFHLF, from the coding sequence GTGACGCTGCCGGCCGCCGGCTGGTTCCCGGACCCCCAGGACGCCCACCGCCTGCGGTGGTGGGACGGCCATGCGTGGGGCGGGGCGACGCGGGTGCTGCCGGCACGGCAGGAGCCCGTCGCGCCGGTCGTCGTCGCACCGGCCGGGCCGTCGTTCTCCGTCGAGGGAGGAGCGGTCCGCGTCGGCTCCTGGGCCTCCGACGGTTCGGTGCAGCGGGTCGGGGCGGCGGCGCTCGTGGCGGTCCTGCTCGCGGTCGTGTCCGTCGTCTGGAACCCGGTCGCCATCGCGAGCACGCTGGCCGTCGTCGCAGGCGTCGTCGCGATCGTCCGCCCCGGAGTGACCGGCAGGTGGCGGGTGCTGTGGCGCAGCGCTGCGGCGAGCGCCCTCGTGCTCGCGGTCGCCACGGGTGTGGTCGCCGCGTCGGCGCAGTTCCACCTCTTCTAG
- a CDS encoding site-specific tyrosine recombinase XerD, with amino-acid sequence MPLDRATDTYLRHVAVERGLSQHTVAAYRRDLAVFAEWLASAPTVDSDGAGRAGGAAAVADVARLARGDVAGFVMHLTTRPEQPLAPRSVARMLSSVRSFTAFAAAEGWVPLDPATAVRPPKAPARLPKAISVDDMERLLGAAGAADDDPVQLRDRALLELLYATGARISEAVGLSVDDVTTLSDPEDDEGDGLAVVKVTGKGNKQRVVPLGSFARAAVDAYLVRARPVFAARGASTPALFLGARGARLSRQSAWLVIQAAAERAGLAAHVSPHTFRHSFATHLLEGGADVRVVQELLGHASVATTQIYTLVTADMLRDVYQTAHPRARR; translated from the coding sequence ATCCCGCTCGACCGCGCCACCGACACCTACCTGCGGCACGTCGCCGTGGAGCGGGGGCTGTCCCAGCACACGGTGGCTGCCTACCGACGGGACCTGGCCGTCTTCGCGGAGTGGCTCGCGTCGGCGCCGACGGTCGACTCGGACGGTGCCGGCCGAGCCGGGGGAGCGGCGGCGGTCGCCGACGTCGCACGGCTCGCGCGCGGGGACGTCGCCGGCTTCGTGATGCACCTGACCACCCGACCGGAGCAGCCGCTCGCACCCCGGTCCGTCGCCCGGATGCTCAGCTCGGTGCGTTCCTTCACCGCCTTCGCCGCGGCGGAGGGGTGGGTACCGCTCGACCCGGCGACGGCCGTCCGCCCGCCGAAGGCACCGGCCCGACTGCCGAAGGCGATCTCGGTCGACGACATGGAGCGGCTGCTCGGCGCGGCGGGCGCGGCGGACGACGACCCCGTGCAGCTGCGGGACCGGGCGCTCCTGGAGCTGCTCTACGCCACCGGTGCGCGCATCTCCGAGGCGGTCGGGCTGTCCGTGGACGACGTCACGACCCTGTCCGACCCCGAGGACGACGAGGGCGACGGGCTCGCGGTCGTGAAGGTCACCGGCAAGGGCAACAAGCAGCGCGTCGTGCCGCTCGGCAGCTTCGCACGCGCCGCGGTGGACGCCTACCTCGTGCGCGCGCGGCCGGTCTTCGCGGCGCGGGGAGCGTCGACCCCGGCGCTGTTCCTCGGGGCCCGCGGCGCCCGGTTGTCGCGGCAGAGCGCGTGGCTCGTGATCCAGGCGGCGGCGGAGCGGGCCGGACTCGCCGCGCACGTGTCGCCGCACACGTTCCGGCACTCGTTCGCGACGCACCTGCTCGAGGGCGGCGCGGACGTGCGCGTCGTGCAGGAGCTGCTCGGCCACGCGAGCGTCGCGACGACGCAGATCTACACGCTGGTGACGGCGGACATGCTGCGCGACGTGTACCAGACGGCGCACCCGCGGGCGCGGCGGTAG
- a CDS encoding DUF1349 domain-containing protein translates to MTADSGLGALLRDGTWTHEPVAVEPVVDRAALLVTAEEGSDAWRTTSYGFVHDSEHALLRPTDRAFSVEVSFVLDFTEQFDQAGVFLRVDEQEWIKAGVEYADGTPQVGAVVTHGTSDWSVAPVASWTGREVTVRASRSGAAVTVRAWAQGEDARLVRVAHLDADAVVSAGLFCAAPTRAGLTVTFTGCRFGEPDAALH, encoded by the coding sequence GTGACGGCCGACAGCGGGCTCGGCGCCCTGCTGCGGGACGGGACCTGGACGCACGAGCCGGTCGCCGTCGAACCCGTCGTCGACCGAGCCGCCCTGCTCGTGACCGCGGAGGAGGGCAGCGACGCTTGGCGGACGACCTCGTACGGGTTCGTGCACGACTCGGAGCACGCGCTCCTCCGCCCCACCGACAGGGCGTTCTCGGTCGAGGTCTCCTTCGTGCTCGACTTCACCGAGCAGTTCGACCAGGCCGGGGTGTTCCTCCGGGTGGACGAGCAGGAGTGGATCAAGGCCGGGGTCGAGTACGCGGACGGAACACCCCAGGTCGGCGCCGTCGTGACGCACGGGACGTCGGACTGGTCGGTCGCGCCGGTGGCCTCGTGGACGGGACGCGAGGTGACGGTCCGGGCCAGCCGCAGCGGTGCTGCCGTGACCGTCCGAGCGTGGGCACAGGGCGAGGACGCTCGGCTCGTACGGGTCGCCCACCTCGATGCCGATGCCGTCGTGTCGGCCGGGCTGTTCTGTGCGGCACCGACACGGGCCGGGCTGACCGTGACCTTCACGGGGTGCCGGTTCGGCGAGCCGGACGCCGCGCTGCACTGA
- a CDS encoding NUDIX hydrolase, producing the protein MTDAAAPIADEHASYEVTESTVVYEGAVWDVRRDHVDYDGHDMVREYIDHTGAVAVFAEDDEGRVLVIQQYRHPVQLRDWELPAGLLDHEGEDHLTAAQRELGEEADLEADHWEPLVRYNTSSGGSDEFIQVYRARGVRATASAFEREAEEADIVTRWVPRADLVEGILAGRLHNSALIVATLAVDAIERGVTERDVTERSATERSGIERDARA; encoded by the coding sequence GTGACTGACGCTGCCGCACCCATCGCCGACGAACACGCCTCGTACGAGGTCACCGAGTCCACCGTCGTGTACGAGGGAGCGGTGTGGGACGTCCGCCGTGACCACGTCGACTACGACGGGCACGACATGGTCCGCGAGTACATCGACCACACCGGCGCCGTCGCCGTCTTCGCCGAGGACGACGAGGGCCGCGTGCTCGTCATCCAGCAGTACCGTCACCCGGTGCAGCTGCGCGACTGGGAGCTGCCGGCGGGGCTCCTCGACCACGAGGGTGAGGACCACCTGACCGCCGCGCAGCGGGAGCTCGGGGAAGAGGCCGACCTCGAGGCGGACCACTGGGAGCCCCTCGTCCGGTACAACACCTCGTCCGGCGGCAGCGACGAGTTCATCCAGGTCTACCGCGCCCGAGGCGTCCGTGCGACCGCGTCGGCGTTCGAGCGCGAGGCCGAGGAAGCCGACATCGTGACGCGTTGGGTGCCGCGCGCCGACCTCGTCGAGGGCATCCTCGCGGGTCGTCTGCACAACTCGGCGCTCATCGTGGCGACGCTCGCGGTCGACGCGATCGAGCGAGGCGTGACCGAGCGAGACGTGACCGAGCGGAGCGCGACCGAGCGGAGCGGTATCGAGCGGGACGCGAGGGCGTGA